In a single window of the Chelonia mydas isolate rCheMyd1 chromosome 8, rCheMyd1.pri.v2, whole genome shotgun sequence genome:
- the GDF9 gene encoding growth/differentiation factor 9, giving the protein MTSSIMVIPWRIFICFYYFIRLLSSVALCSPSSRNEVVSERTPELLLVPEDEPLELPPVLLLPPGVRNGYALLPPLLKVLSDQRPHSWESEASRLQPDSRALRYMKRLYKMSATKEGIPKANKSHLYNTVWLLTPCAECKHHHRDQIKEDLRSVDLLFNLDRVTALEHLLKSVLLYSFDRSVFSSSAITCTCHLAVEENDPSGKVCPNVPQSITFNLHFKVRRHKWVEIDVTSFLQPLIASNKRSIHMAVNFTCLKDDQHHNSQQENSFNTALVPPSLLLYLNDTSEQAYRRWNSLRHRRKNPMWFRWRNNPLADSMEEIRTENMQNKRASRHRRDEDVKENPSAPTYNLSEYFKQFLFPQNECELHNFRLSFSQLKWDKWIIAPHRYNPQYCKGDCPRVVGHRYGSPVHTMVQNIIYEKLDSSVPRPSCIPAEYSPLSVLTIEPDGSIVYKEYEDMIATKCTCR; this is encoded by the exons ATGACCTCCAGCATCATGGTAATTCCCTGGAGAATCTTCATCTGTTTCTATTACTTTATCAGATTGCTTTCTTCTGTTGCTCTGTGTTCCCCCAGTTCTAGGAATGAGGTAGTGTCTGAGAGGACCCCTGAGCTGTTGCTTGTTCCTGAGGATGAGCCCCTTGAGCTACCTCCAGTGTTGCTACTGCCACCGGGAGTGAGAAATGGCTATGCCCTCCTGCCACCCCTTCTCAAGGTGCTGTCTGACCAGAGACCTCACAGTTGGGAAAGTGAGGCCTCAAGACTCCAACCAGATTCCAGAGCCCTTAGGTATATGAAGAGGTTATATAAGATGTCTGCCACAAAAGAAGGGATCCCAAAAGCCAACAAAAGTCACCTCTATAACACTGTCTGGCTCCTTACTCCATGTGCTGAGTGCAAGCACCACCACAGGGACCAAATAAAAG AAGACCTGCGCTCAGTGGATCTGCTTTTCAATCTGGATCGCGTTACTGCACTGGAGCATTTACTCAAGTCTGTCTTGCTCTACTCCTTTGACAGATCAGTTTTTAGTTCTTCTGCCATTACATGCACGTGCCACTTAGCTGTTGAGGAAAATGATCCTTCTGGTAAAGTGTGCCCCAACGTACCACAGTCAATTACTTTTAATCTGCACTTCAAAGTCAGAAGACACAAATGGGTTGAGATTGATGTGACCTCTTTTCTTCAGCCTCTAATTGCCTCTAACAAGAGGAGTATCCATATGGCTGTAAATTTCACTTGTCTGAAAGATGATCAACACCACAACTCTCAACAGGAAAATTCCTTTAATACGGCATTGGTGCCTCCTTCTCTTCTATTGTACCTAAATGACACCAGTGAGCAAGCTTATCGTAGGTGGAACTCCCTTAGACATAGAAGGAAGAATCCAATGTGGTTCAGATGGAGAAATAATCCACTTGCAGATTCCATGGAAGAAATCAGAACAGAAAATATGCAGAATAAAAGGGCATCTCGCCACCGAAGAGATGAAGATGTGAAAGAGAACCCATCTGCGCCAACTTATAATTTGAGTGAATACTTCAAACaattcctgtttccccaaaatgaaTGTGAGCTTCACAACTTTCGACTAAGTTTTAGCCAACTAAAGTGGGACAAATGGATAATAGCACCACACAGATACAACCCTCAATATTGCAAAGGTGACTGCCCAAGGGTGGTTGGGCATCGTTATGGCTCACCTGTCCATACAATGGTACAGAACATCATATATGAGAAATTGGACTCCTCTGTTCCAAGGCCCTCTTGCATTCCTGCTGAATATAGTCCCTTGAGTGTCTTGACAATAGAGCCTGATGGTTCTATAGTCTACAAAGAATATGAAGATATGATAGCTACTAAATGTACTTGTCGGTAA
- the LOC114020342 gene encoding cytochrome b-c1 complex subunit 8 has translation MGIHFGNLERVRHMITYSLSPFEQRAFPNYFTKGIPNAWRRFRARVFRVAPPFVVAYVVYTWGNQEFERLKRKNSADFENDE, from the exons ATGGGTATCCATTTTGGAAACTTGGAAAGAGTGAGGCATATGATCACTTACAGCTTGTCTCCATTCGAGCAGAGGGCATTCCCTAACTACTTCACCAAAGGAATTCCGAATGCATGGAGGCGATTTCGTGCAAGAGTCTTCAGGGTAGCTCCTC cttttGTGGTGGCCTATGTTGTTTACACCTGGGGGAACCAAGAATTTGAGCGACTGAAAAGGAAGAACTCTGCTGACTTTGAAAATGATGAGTAA
- the LEAP2 gene encoding liver-expressed antimicrobial peptide 2 — protein MQCLKVIAVLLLCAALLSQIHCASLHHPSSQLTRQRRMTPFWRGISLRPIGAKCRDDSECVSMLCRKTRCSLRISRE, from the exons ATGCAGTGTTTGAAAGTTATAGCTGTCTTACTACTTTGTGCAGCCCTACTGAGCCAG ATACACTGTGCTTCCTTGCATCATCCAAGCTCTCAGCTAACAAGGCAAAGGAGGATGACACCTTTCTGGAGAGGGATTTCCCTCAGACCCATAGGAGCCAAATGCAGGGATGATAGTGAATGCGTCTCTATGCTATGCAG GAAGACTCGCTGTTCCCTAAGAATTTCCCGTGAGTGA